The Rosa rugosa chromosome 1, drRosRugo1.1, whole genome shotgun sequence genomic sequence GGCTTATAGGTTAAGTATGTGAAGGAAATATTCTTTTCTGGCAGTAATGATGGGGGGCTCATTGGAAAAAATGCTCGTCGTATGATGATGCACCTATCAATTCCTATTGATGAAGACCTGCAACTAACCTTATCCTTCTTTGAAAAGGTCTGATATGTCTGTTGCAACTCTTATAAACGTTGAATGTAAAGCTGCaagttaattttattttttcgtTATTTAGCGATTCATTTTCTGTGTACATTTGTGTATTTTGATGATTTCATCTGAGTTCCAATTGGCTATTCATTTTATGCTATAGATTGCGGCTAGGCGTGGAGGTCTGGACATGTTGGGTTCGGAAGATGCTACTTTTCGTTATTTGATTGAATCATTTCCACGTCTTCTATTGTTGTCCTTGGAGCGTCACATGACCCCTGTGGTTGAATATCTTGAAAATATGGGAGTCCGCAGAGAAAGCATGAGAACCATATTTTTGTTATTTCCACCGGTTATATTTTGCAACATTAAAGTCATTACAGCGAGAGTGCATGCTTTTAAAGAGGTACAGTAGTGTGTTTATGTTTCTCTCTAATCTATGCATGAAACATTTGTAATGTATATGACTTCTAACATGCGGTTATCAAGATCTGGTTTATCTGCAGGGGAGGCGATTTTTGTACTCCATTGTGCTGTTGCACTTCTATACTTAACTTTAATGCTTTCATACACCCTTCAGTTGTTTACCAAATGCAATGCAAAAGTCACCTTGTTTTCTGCAGTAGTATACTCTAAAACATGTGATCTCTCTCTCActatatgattatgttgttctAGCTTCCTCTTCCCTAGCTTGGACATATTGTCAACTTTTGGATTTTCAAAATTTCATGAGCTACTACGCAGATTACATTGTATCTTATTCTTTGCTTCTATATATGTTAATAGTATTGTGAGGATAGAGTTAAACATTGTCATCTTCGTGATATTGACCAAGAATGGATTTCATGACATTATGGAGATACATTTTCTACTCTGTTGAGCATTCCTTTATGTATTGTTTTGCAGTTTGGTCTGGAGGATAAAGATGTTGGCAGAATGTTGATTAAATATCCATGGATTCTATCTACAAGCATTCACGAGAACTTCAAAGaggttctttctttctttgatttaGAAAAGGTAGTCTCCAATTATATTTTTGCACTGCTGGCCTAGTATTtccaaaacaaatgatgattaATATTTGGTTAAattaaccaatgaggatttatGATTCATGACAGGTCCCAAAAGCAAGTGTTGGGTGTGCAATCAGAAGCTGGCCTCATATCTTGGGTTGTTCGACTAGTACTCTAAAAGTGATGGTTGAACAGATTGATGAATTGGGTATTGCAAACAAGAAGTTGGGTCAGGTGATCTCTAGAAGTCCTCAGCTACTATTACGGAAACCTAAAGAATTTCTTCAGGTGGGTAACTTTTTAGTTTATTCAAATTTTCGCATAAATGGTGAAGAATTGAGAAAGCAAATCCTAAATTGCAAGTTCTGCTTGTAGTATATATGTATGTCATAACATACCCTGTCCAATCAAATTACCATCATTTCAAGTTGATCCCGCAGTAGAGACTTATGAGTCTCATCCAAAGCACAACATCTGCAGACTTTACAGTGTTTCTGTGAAGGATTTGCGAACCATGTACATGTGTGAAAGTTTCTTGAGTTCATCTTAATCGTCTTTACTGCTTTATGCAGGTAGTTTCATTCATGGAAGGTCTAGGATTTGATAAAGAAACTGTTGGGACCATACTTGGTCGCTGTCCTGAAATATTTGCTGCCAGCATTGAGAGAACACTTAAGAGAAAGCTGGATTTCCTTGCAAGTATTGGTGTTTCAAAAGTTCACCTTCCTCGGGTTATCAAAAAGTACCCGGAGCTTCTTGTGTCTGACACTGACAGAACTTTGCTTCCTCGGTAATGCTCTTTTCCTATAATATTTGCGGTCAGTTAATATAAAATTCTCTTGTTCTTTGTGAATAACTGGACCCTCACCTTCAACTCAAAATCATTGTCGTGGTAGACAATACAATTGTACTTTTCCTGCCATTTCAATTTCAAGGGACTGATATGATTGAAAAATGTTTTATATGATAAACCAAATGATTCTGATTTCCAGCAAGTACACGATGTCTTGACTCAAGTGTGTATTGGAATCAAATTCTGATTTAAGCAATTGATAATTATAACTTCCTAGTGCATGTTTGCCACATGCACAATTTGCTTAGATTGCATATTGGAAGGGCAAGAATGATAGAGTTTTGAATTTAAATTTCTTTCACGAATTCCAAACTGCACTGTACTCCAATAAACCTTGCAGTATGTAACTATATGATAGAAAAGTCGAATTTGCAGGGGGGCAGATCAAAATGTAAGTCAACTTCTGTGTAATCTTATACATTGGTGTGGGGTATTTGGTGTGCAGGGTGAAGTACCTGATGAAGAAAGGGCTGTCACGGAGGGATATTGCATTCATGGTCCGCAGATTTTCTCCTTTACTTGGGTACAGCATCGAAGAGGTTTTGCGACCAAAGCTTGAGTTCCTCTTAAACACCATGGAGAAGCCGATAACAGAAGTGGTGGACTATCCGAGATACTTCAGTTATTCATTAGAAAAGAAGATAAAACCAAGGTACTTGGTGCTAAAGGGAAAAAATATCGAGTGTAGCTTAAAGGATATGTTGGCTAAAAACGATGAAGAATTTGCTGTTGAGTTTATGAGTGGTGAAAATATGCTCGTCACATCTCCGCCTACACAGCAATGAAGTGAAGGGAGAGTTGCTCCTAGATTTAGATTGTAAATAATAAACCTCAGATTTAGTCAGAGTTCTGTTTCACTTTTGTTGTAATGCTCAATGTATAGCTGTAATATTTCAGtgatattttttctttctatacGAAAAGTAAAATTACAAACTGGAAATTTCATTGATCttaagataaaagaaaaaaaaaaaaaaaacttggggtaaaaaaaaaaaatgaaaaatgaaaaaactagGTGATCCCATGTCCGACCTGTTGGCCTAGTTCGAC encodes the following:
- the LOC133742316 gene encoding transcription termination factor MTERF2, chloroplastic, with the protein product MSSPKFLSIPTTLTLTINLSSSLNPPRTPSFFPNPPNPTLTLRLHLTQNPKNPFFHTPSKTHLHLHHPLLAAPPSCPASSPDHQSEQVLAAQEAILEFLQELGVSEEEAIFVSLNSPRYMRVLVDGVQELDELGVWREQLVGFKEKVKYLAKEKGDNGKVAFLESAVGLGLSSAMNIARHSSAETLLGLIDKVKYVKEIFFSGSNDGGLIGKNARRMMMHLSIPIDEDLQLTLSFFEKIAARRGGLDMLGSEDATFRYLIESFPRLLLLSLERHMTPVVEYLENMGVRRESMRTIFLLFPPVIFCNIKVITARVHAFKEFGLEDKDVGRMLIKYPWILSTSIHENFKEVLSFFDLEKVPKASVGCAIRSWPHILGCSTSTLKVMVEQIDELGIANKKLGQVISRSPQLLLRKPKEFLQVVSFMEGLGFDKETVGTILGRCPEIFAASIERTLKRKLDFLASIGVSKVHLPRVIKKYPELLVSDTDRTLLPRVKYLMKKGLSRRDIAFMVRRFSPLLGYSIEEVLRPKLEFLLNTMEKPITEVVDYPRYFSYSLEKKIKPRYLVLKGKNIECSLKDMLAKNDEEFAVEFMSGENMLVTSPPTQQ